Proteins encoded by one window of Anaerobranca gottschalkii DSM 13577:
- a CDS encoding LTA synthase family protein, whose protein sequence is MKPFKTLFYLIFSLFTMEFILRITTVKSILSYGFFISLLFNLSFATAFFLILNFFSKKFLKHAVAVIFLVVLAIIYSSQIIYYQFFRTFYHLYSASNAGQVSDFWKDILLVTGKNLQWVILVFTPALILFFLGKKIISSKTIKYNLKFLLVLLIILTHLSGVLAVYKGGRYTNSPYDLYFKNSNPLLSVQNLGLLTTIRLDLQRMITNWTPVVDVFIPDPVDTGDDDPDDNDEPKEREYNVLNIDFDYLIEKEKDETIRLMHEYFKNLQPTAKNEYTGIFQGYNLILITAESLAPFAINKEITPTLYKLVHEGFYFPNFYVPLWDVSTSDGEYMGLTSLIPKSGVWSFRASSNISLPFVMGNQLKNLGYKTVAYHNHTYTYYGRHLSHPNMGYDYKGIGNGLDVKRVWPASDLEMMEVTVDEYINNEPFHAYYMTVSGHLQYNFIGNNMAMKNRKLVEHLPLSTQAKAYLATQIELDKALEYLLERLEEAGIAERTLIVMSTDHYPYGLEHDTIDELSGFYVDRDFDIHKSPLVMYVKGMEPKRIDDPAWGIDIIPTISNLMGLEFDSRLLMGRDIFSDSEPLVFFRNMSFITDKGRYNARTRKFIPNEEVEVDDDYVERISRIIQNKFYFSRLILENDYYSKVLNGIR, encoded by the coding sequence ATGAAACCTTTTAAAACATTATTTTACTTGATCTTTTCCCTATTTACTATGGAATTTATTCTGAGAATAACTACTGTAAAATCTATTTTATCCTATGGTTTTTTTATTTCTTTGCTCTTTAACCTTTCTTTTGCAACAGCATTTTTTTTAATTTTAAATTTTTTTAGTAAAAAATTCCTTAAACATGCTGTTGCCGTAATCTTTCTGGTAGTTTTAGCAATTATCTACTCATCCCAAATAATTTATTACCAGTTCTTCAGGACTTTCTATCACTTATATTCTGCTAGTAATGCCGGGCAAGTCAGCGATTTTTGGAAAGATATTTTGTTAGTAACAGGGAAAAACCTCCAGTGGGTAATTTTAGTTTTCACCCCAGCTTTAATTTTATTTTTCCTAGGGAAAAAAATAATTTCTAGCAAAACTATCAAATACAACCTTAAGTTTTTGCTAGTTTTACTGATCATATTAACACACCTTTCAGGAGTGTTGGCAGTATATAAAGGGGGAAGATATACCAATTCTCCTTATGATCTCTACTTTAAAAATAGTAATCCTCTCCTTTCTGTGCAAAATTTAGGACTGCTAACTACTATTCGCTTAGATTTACAAAGGATGATAACCAACTGGACCCCTGTGGTAGATGTTTTTATCCCAGATCCAGTAGATACCGGCGATGATGATCCAGATGATAATGATGAGCCAAAAGAAAGGGAATATAATGTACTAAACATCGATTTTGATTATCTAATTGAAAAGGAGAAAGATGAAACCATTAGGTTAATGCATGAGTATTTTAAAAACCTTCAACCTACCGCTAAAAATGAATATACCGGAATTTTCCAAGGATATAACTTAATTTTGATAACTGCCGAATCATTAGCACCCTTTGCTATAAATAAAGAAATAACCCCTACTTTATATAAGCTGGTCCATGAAGGCTTTTATTTCCCTAACTTCTATGTTCCCCTTTGGGATGTCAGTACCTCTGACGGAGAATATATGGGGCTTACCAGTTTAATACCTAAAAGTGGTGTTTGGAGTTTTAGGGCTTCTTCCAACATTTCCCTACCCTTTGTTATGGGGAATCAATTAAAGAATCTAGGTTATAAAACGGTGGCTTACCATAACCACACCTATACCTACTACGGTCGACATCTATCCCATCCTAATATGGGTTACGATTATAAAGGAATTGGCAATGGCTTAGATGTAAAAAGGGTATGGCCAGCATCAGACCTGGAAATGATGGAGGTAACAGTTGATGAATATATCAACAATGAACCTTTCCATGCTTACTATATGACAGTAAGCGGTCATTTACAGTACAACTTCATAGGGAACAATATGGCTATGAAAAATCGGAAATTAGTAGAACATCTACCATTATCTACTCAAGCCAAGGCATATTTAGCAACTCAGATTGAATTAGATAAGGCTTTAGAATATCTCCTGGAAAGATTAGAAGAAGCGGGTATCGCTGAAAGGACTTTAATTGTAATGAGTACAGATCACTATCCCTATGGTTTAGAACATGATACTATCGATGAATTATCAGGTTTTTATGTTGACCGAGATTTTGATATTCATAAAAGTCCACTGGTAATGTATGTTAAAGGAATGGAACCTAAAAGGATAGATGATCCGGCATGGGGTATAGATATTATTCCTACTATTTCTAATTTAATGGGACTTGAATTTGATTCCCGACTTTTAATGGGAAGGGATATTTTCTCAGATTCTGAACCTTTAGTGTTCTTCCGTAACATGAGTTTTATTACCGATAAAGGAAGATATAATGCTCGAACGAGAAAATTTATCCCTAATGAAGAGGTAGAAGTAGATGATGATTATGTAGAAAGGATTTCCCGTATCATTCAAAACAAATTCTATTTCTCCCGTTTAATACTAGAAAATGATTACTATAGCAAAGTACTGAATGGTATAAGATAA